The following DNA comes from Oscillospiraceae bacterium.
ACACAGACCAGCAGCACGATCAGCGTCCGTTTCGGGTGCTTCATTACAGCTTCCTCCTTTTACGGTAAACCACAATGCCCGCAATAAACAGGCACAGCGGAATGATCACGGTAAATACGCCAAAGCCAAGCACCATGGCCGCCGCACTGGAAAGCTTTATATCAGAAGCATTGGTCTGTATCGGCGTCACTGTCACCGAGCCGGTGCCGCCGGTGCCGGTGATATAGCGGGCAAGGTCGGCGCTCCAGGTGCCATTTGCGTAAGTATTCGCGTTGACAATGCCGTCGGTAAAGAAGACCGCGCTGCCGCATACAGCTACGCTTGCGGTCATCTTTTTGCTGCCAGAGGTCAGGGACTTCTGCCCAATCGCCGCCACGACAGAGGCCTGCTTTGTCTTGCCGGAAGACGAGGTATCGCTGCCAGTGGTGCCCACATTATAAGAAGTGCTGCCAGACTTCATCAGCGCACTGGTCGTAACACCGGTGACCTCAGAAAGGGTCATGGTCTGGGCAATCGGCATCAGCAGGTTGCTGTAAGAAGTAGTGGATTTGTTCAGCGTGATATCGGTCTGTGCATCCGCCAAAATATAGGCCGGCTGCTCCATCACATATTTGCTTGCGTCCGACTCCATCGCCACGCTGTTCTGCAGGTTAATGCCCCATTCCTTGAGGAACGCCGAAAGCTTCGGGAACTTCGCGGGGTCAATGACATGGGCCGAGAGCAGAATGCCGCGGTCGGCCGTACTGCTGGTGGAGGAAAGGAAGGCGTCCAGTTTTTTAATTTCGCTGTCGGTGTAGTCGGTCTTTGGTGCACCGATAAACACCATCTGGGCGTTGGCCGGAATCTTGTCAGTCAAAAGGTTGACATCTTTGGTCTGGAAGTTGTTGCTGGTGCACAGTTTCTTCATAGCGCTTGCGTCCAGCTGCTCTTGGTGGCCGGTCTCAAAGGCAATGACCGGCAGGTTGTCCGAGTTGGCGTTATTTAAGCCCGCGGCCAGTGCATCGCCCACCTGGGTGTAAACCGACTGGCTGCCCGTGGTGCTGTCGCTCTGCACATCAAACAAATCTGTAGATTTGACGACATAAGACCGCTTTGCGGTTTTTACCACCACGTCGCCGGTTGTCAGGCTGTCGCTGGAGTACTGGGTCGCAAAGGTCGGGTCTTTATCCAAATCCTTATATACAACCGAAATTTTGCGGTTGCGCTCGGCCATTTTGCCGGCAAGCACACCCACCTGGCTGTACTTTACACTGTAAGAAGAGAGAATCTCGTTGTTCTTGACCTGCTCTTCTGTACCCATAATAATCAGTTGGGTGTCCTGCTTTACATTGTCCACCACTTTTTTGACACTGTCGCTCAGGGAGTTGAGGCTGCCTGCGGAAAGGTCAATATTCATGCTTGGGTAGCGGTCTGACAAAGAAGAAACCAGCACATTCACCAGCACCAGCACAACCAAACCCAGCGCGGTGACCGCGCGGGCAGC
Coding sequences within:
- a CDS encoding GldG family protein, with product MKDKKTDLQKSEYVKDKEKQAAEDAAQKRRKQEKEAKKERKESRPPLRQRMRSQRFRHGAAARAVTALGLVVLVLVNVLVSSLSDRYPSMNIDLSAGSLNSLSDSVKKVVDNVKQDTQLIIMGTEEQVKNNEILSSYSVKYSQVGVLAGKMAERNRKISVVYKDLDKDPTFATQYSSDSLTTGDVVVKTAKRSYVVKSTDLFDVQSDSTTGSQSVYTQVGDALAAGLNNANSDNLPVIAFETGHQEQLDASAMKKLCTSNNFQTKDVNLLTDKIPANAQMVFIGAPKTDYTDSEIKKLDAFLSSTSSTADRGILLSAHVIDPAKFPKLSAFLKEWGINLQNSVAMESDASKYVMEQPAYILADAQTDITLNKSTTSYSNLLMPIAQTMTLSEVTGVTTSALMKSGSTSYNVGTTGSDTSSSGKTKQASVVAAIGQKSLTSGSKKMTASVAVCGSAVFFTDGIVNANTYANGTWSADLARYITGTGGTGSVTVTPIQTNASDIKLSSAAAMVLGFGVFTVIIPLCLFIAGIVVYRKRRKL